The Thermoplasma sp. Kam2015 genome has a segment encoding these proteins:
- a CDS encoding Lrp/AsnC family transcriptional regulator, whose translation MKDFKIDRLDYEILALLEKDCSRTYSDIAKELNANIWTVRDRIELLKKRGIIERCRAELDYSKMGYGCEALLFLVINPSKMNEFISFMKSNDKVKGVTVMTGDERLMVYIVDKTCADIKEFIQQKFSGFDLDVKKFNIVLERPKK comes from the coding sequence GTGAAAGATTTTAAAATCGATCGGTTGGATTACGAGATACTCGCGCTTCTAGAAAAAGATTGCTCTAGAACATATTCAGACATAGCTAAAGAGCTTAACGCAAATATTTGGACGGTAAGGGATAGGATCGAACTTCTGAAGAAGAGAGGTATAATAGAAAGATGCAGAGCAGAATTGGATTATTCAAAGATGGGATATGGCTGTGAAGCTCTGCTTTTTCTTGTAATCAATCCATCAAAGATGAATGAATTTATCTCGTTTATGAAGTCCAATGACAAGGTGAAGGGAGTTACTGTGATGACTGGCGATGAAAGGCTCATGGTTTACATCGTTGATAAGACGTGTGCGGACATAAAAGAGTTTATTCAGCAGAAATTTAGTGGGTTTGATTTAGATGTCAAGAAATTTAATATAGTTCTGGAGAGACCAAAAAAATGA